The following proteins are co-located in the Macaca thibetana thibetana isolate TM-01 chromosome 6, ASM2454274v1, whole genome shotgun sequence genome:
- the SMIM23 gene encoding small integral membrane protein 23, with product MATQQVGSRRRVAAERVAAQLLERRRDSHCDDKKQTLLALLILVLYLSTGISGSSWEVSERIRECNYYQNLVVSQGLEYQTDEPSEEPIKTIRNWLKENLHVFLEKLEEEVRELEQLVRDLELWLDALLGEPHLEEHCSTHKSHM from the exons ATGGCAACCCAGCAAGTGGGCAGCAGGAGGCGGGTGGCAGCAGAGCGGGTGGCAGCCCAGCTGCTTGAACGGAGAAGGGACAGCCACTGTGATGACAAGAAGCAG ACGCTGTTGGCATTGCTGATCTTGGTGCTGTACTTGAGCACAGGGATATCGG GAAGCAGTTGGGAGGTGTCAGAAAGGATCAGAGAATGTAACTACTACCAGAATCTTGTAGTTTCCCAG GGGCTTGAATATCAGACCGATGAGCCTTCGGAAGAACCGATAAAGACCATCAGGAACTGGCTGAAGGAGAACTTGCATGTCTTCTTGGAGAAGTTAGAGGAAGAGGTGCGAGAGCTGGAGCAGCTAGTGCGGGACCTGGAACTGTGGCTGGATGCTCTTCTGGGAGAGCCACACCTGGAGGAGCACTGCTCCACACATAAAAGTCACATGTGA